Sequence from the uncultured Draconibacterium sp. genome:
AAAAATGGGGATGTCGGTTCCTGCCATTTTCCCCAGGTCATCGATGCCAACTCCCGCAACAATGGAAATGAAAATCTTCTCCGGCGACAAAATGGGTTTCAGGTTGTTAATTACTCCCTCAATATGATAGGGTTTTACGGCTACAATAATCACGTCAGCATCTTTTGCTGCATCGATGTTGTTTTCGTAAGCATCAATTCCAAGCTCGCTCATTTTTTTGAGCGTTGCTTCTTTTCTGTCGGAAACAGAGATGTTACCAGCTTCAACTGAACCCGATTTTAAAAGGCCAAGTGCAATGGCACCTCCCATGTTTCCTACACCGATTATTGCTATTTTTTTATTTTCCATTTTGTCGAATTTAGAAAATGTCGTGTTCAAATCATTTTTTATTCAGCAAACGAACCAAGTACTTCTGCAAATGCAGCTAAAAAGGTGTCGGCTTGTTCGGTTGTAAGGCTGAGCGGTGGCAACAGCCTGATAATATTTTGCCCCGATACACCGGTAAAAATACCGTAATCGAAAAGCAATTTCTTGCGAATTTCGGCAATTGGCTTCTTAAATTCCAACCCGATCATCAATCCTTCTCCTCTGATCTCAAACTCTGCATCAATTGCTGCCAATTTATCCATCAGGTAATTTCCAACTTTTTCGGCATTCTCAACCAGGTTTTCGTCTTTCATTACGTCGAGAACTGCAATGGCAGCAGCACAAGCCAGGTGGTTACCTCCAAATGTGGTTCCGAGCATGCCAAACCACGGCTCAATTTCCGGTTGAATCAGTACGCCTCCAATCGGGAATCCGTTACCCATTCCTTTTGCCATGGTAACAATGTCGGGTTTTATATCGGTGTGCTGGTAGGCGAAAAATTTTCCGCTTCGTCCGTAACCTGATTGTATTTCATCCAGAATTAGAACGGCCACATATTTTTCGGTCAGTTGTTTTAGTTTGGTCAGGAATTCGGTATCGGGAACATAAATTCCACCAATTCCCTGAATCCCTTCAACAATTACAGCCGCCACATCGCCTTGTTTTAAAACTTCTTCTGTTGCGTTAATATCGTTAAACGGCAGGATAACCGCATTGTCGGTTTCGTTAACAGGAGCAATAATTTTTGGATTATCGGTAATGGCAACCGCAGCAGAGGTGCGTCCGTGGAAGCCTTTTTTATAAGAGATAATTTTCTTTTTACCGGTTATAAAAGAGGCCAGTTTCAGTGCATTCTCATTGGCTTCGGCACCCGAGTTACAAAGAAATAACTGATAATCTTCGCAGCCCGATTGTTTACCTAATTTTTCAGCCAGTTCCTTTTGTAAAGGATTCTGAACAGAGTTGGAATAAAATCCGATTTGCTGAAGTTGATTGCTTATTTTTTCAACATAAGTCGGGTGGCTGTGCCCGATTGAAATTACCGCGTGCCCGCCGTAAAGATCGAGG
This genomic interval carries:
- a CDS encoding aspartate aminotransferase family protein gives rise to the protein MELFNVYPLFDITPVKAEGCYVWDENGKKYLDLYGGHAVISIGHSHPTYVEKISNQLQQIGFYSNSVQNPLQKELAEKLGKQSGCEDYQLFLCNSGAEANENALKLASFITGKKKIISYKKGFHGRTSAAVAITDNPKIIAPVNETDNAVILPFNDINATEEVLKQGDVAAVIVEGIQGIGGIYVPDTEFLTKLKQLTEKYVAVLILDEIQSGYGRSGKFFAYQHTDIKPDIVTMAKGMGNGFPIGGVLIQPEIEPWFGMLGTTFGGNHLACAAAIAVLDVMKDENLVENAEKVGNYLMDKLAAIDAEFEIRGEGLMIGLEFKKPIAEIRKKLLFDYGIFTGVSGQNIIRLLPPLSLTTEQADTFLAAFAEVLGSFAE